The genomic DNA TCCCTTGCTCGAGTTCTTGCAGCCCTATGCGCCGATAACTCATGTTGCTGTCTCGACGCAGATGATCAATCAGCTTCTGTAGTTGCTACCAGTAGCCTCCTTCTATTTATACACTCTGATCTCCATGGGCTACAAGAATGACATAGCTTTTGCCGTGCCACCCTCTCTGTAGATGCAAGAATGCAGCAGTTACAGAAGCTTCTTCACAAACATTTCTGACCGTCCAAAAACATCTCTGTAGTTGCCAAGGTGATAGTTCCTTGGGGGAGAAGTTCGAGTTGCCGCTCTGGCTTGCAGCGGGCCGCAGCTTCGGCGTGGCACAGCGTTGGAGACGACGGCACAGTTTGCGGTGGCTTACTTTCGGCTCCTCTCCCTGGTTGTGGCGGTGTAGCGTTTTGTTATGTGCGTTGTGTGCGTTGTTTATGTGGTGGTGGTCGCTTCGGCGTGTGATGTACAATTACTTTTTTCTTAAACGACAGAGCAGTGCTCCTgctatcttttcaaaaaaaaaacacctgcTATTTTGGGAACACTCCATGCCCATTTGGACACGCCCCACGCGCGCGCCAGCGCCAAACTCTTGCCGCATGCTCCGCGTCTTCCTCCCTCTACCTCCCGCATGTCAGCATCGGTTAACCCACCTCACGTCCTCTGGGCCCATCGCCACACCTTCCTCCGcttttccctccctccctttctCTTCCACGGACACACCGGAGGAGGAGTAGGGCCATCGATCCAACCGGGGAGGAGGCGTGGCCAGCGATGGGTCTCCACAGGGGCATCGCGCTACGCGCGgccgtgctcgccgccgtcctcggctTCGCAGCTGCCGGGTTCATCTCAAGTCGGTCGCATTCCGTTACGGTGTCGCCGATCCGCTTCTAGGTTCGCGGTTCGATCTATACTAAAGCAGTCGCCGTTCCGCCGTGGATGTAGATGACGCGCTGCTGGAGCACGGgcacgccgccaccggccggaGCCTGCTGCAGGCCAAGAAAGGTGAGCTTGTGCTGCCGTCTCTCGTCTCGATCCGTCCGGTAGGCCGTTTGATCTCTGGGCTTCTGCCGCGAACGGTTGATTCCCCACTGTAGATTGCCCGGTGAGCTTCGAGGACGCCAACTACACGATCATCACGAGCCGGTGCAAGGGCCCGTTGTACCAGCCTAGCCTGTGTTGCGGCGCACTAAAGGACTTTGCGTGCCCTTACTCCACCTACATCAACGATGTCACCACCAACTGTGCCTCCACCATGTTCAGCTATATCAACCTCTATGGCAAGTACCCGCCGGGCCTCTTCGCCAACACCTGCCATGAGGGCGACAAGGGCCTATCATGCCCAGAGGACACGCCGCAGGTGCAGCCGGGACAGAAGGCCTCTGGCGCGGCTATTGTCATCGCCCAGGCTGcggccatggcggtggcggccgcgctgGCCGTGTCATTGATCATGTCGTGCTGAGACTGATCATGTTGTGCCGAGACCAGAACAGGGTTTTAAAAAacgaccggaccggcctaaccgccgccctccggtaccggtttaccggaccggttaggccggtaaccggtggaaaccggttgaattcaaatccaaattcaaataaattcaaaaactcccatgcaaccggttccgaccggtttaccggccggttttaccggtttgaaattcaaaagctcccgtgcaaccggtttaccggccggtttgaccggtttaccggccggtttgaccggtttgatcggtgggccttcatgggccggcccattttttttctttttcttttttgatttaactttaaattcccacaaactatactaaatgaatgaatttttgagaaaatttgacaccattagattcatcacaccttgaagtatttttaggaattttttgggaatttttcattttttgaattcaaatttaaaatttgaattttggccggttgggtaccggtcgaaaccggaaccggaccggaccggtttgaccggtaaccggtcaaaccggaccggttcccaccggttaggttaaccttggaCCAGAAGCTATGGGGTCATTACTGTGTACCAACTGTGTGCTTCTGTACCTCTTGCTGTTAGAGATTTTTTCCTAATTTTTAACCTTTTTAAAGAATATTTTAAAACTAACCCGATCCAAATTTTATTTACACGGAGTAGCATGTTTGATCGTgccgggccaggtggcgtgatATGCAGTCTTTATCGCGCCACATGCAGTGATGCGGGCCACCACGCTAGCAACTCGAGCTAGTGTGACGCCCTACGTGGTGGGCCTCTACTGTCGCTCCGGTCCGGCCGGTGCAACAGGCCCGATGTACCGGCCACCACTAttttccttctcctctccctcccactCTTTTCCCTCGCGCTTGCTTGAGTAGAGCCcctgctgctccgccgccggtggctGCCTCCCCCCATCCCTCCCAAACCCGGCAACTTTAGGTGTGAAAAGTGAGGGAAAATGTTCCCCACTGCTTGGCCAAggtattttccttttttccctcCATTTTCCGGTTGATTTAGTAGATATTATATGAAATTAGTGCATAGATTTTGAATaggttatttaaaaaaaaactaagtaTATGAATGTTTGTGTTGGATCGGATGTTTAGATCAAAGGTAGGTGATACTCTGCTCGTGATTTTGATGTGtagaatattttttatatgtatTAAGTTGTGAAGTTAGTCAAATTGTATAGTTGTGAAGTTATCTGCTACCGCCACTCTCAAAGcaaggtcttgtttagatgtgAAAAGTTTTGTATGTAAAGTATTGTAcaactttcgtttgtatttggtaattattgtctcgtcatgggttaattaggctcaaaagatttgtctcgcaaattatagtcaaactgtgtaattagttattttatttagctacatttaataatTTATGCAAGcgttcaaagatttgatgtaatggagaatcttataaaattttggaattttgagtgCATttaaaaaaggaccaaagtatGCACACAATACCGTCTTCACCCCTGGAGTCGCTATCTATGACAAGGCAAAATTTGTTGGTGGACACCATTAAAGTGTGATTTTTGCTCGAGACCACTAAAAAACTTAGTCTGTGACAAGGGACACTACAAAATTGGATCTCTTTGCGGGAAGACACCGCACCCATTATACTAGTGAATTTAATTGGAGAGCAACGCGAAATGACAAGTTTACCCTGCTGTCTTATCCTCTCCCACACGGAGAACCCATCCACGGGCCTCTCTCCTTGCTCACGAACCAAGAGGCGGCGCGACTCcttcccggcggccggcggccggcggcggctctccTTCGCCTGCAGGTCACGCTCCTCCCAGATCACGCTCGGCGACGCGCAGCAGATCTGACGcaccccggccggccggggaagCGCGGCGCGCTGGGCGTCGAGAAGGTGCCTGTTACTGCTTCCATTGCGGTCCTGACTCCCGACGGCGGCCAAGCAACAGGCGGGGGTGCATGAGGGAGAGCACCGGCGTCGAGCCGTAGGCGGGGAGGCCACACGTGCATGCGCCGCGTCGGCCGTGGTGGAGCAGCGGTGCTGGGGCAGTGACGGTGCTCGGGCGGCCGCTAGCAGGATCGGCGGGCGCAGAGGAGCGGGGTCGGGTGTGGCCGCCGGCGCGGTCGGCAGTAGGGTAATCTCGTCACTTTACATGGCTCTCCAATTAAATtcaataatataatagatgtGGTGTCTCTTAGCAAAGATCCACAATTTTGTGGTGTCCCTCAGCAAAGATAGAGAATTTTAGTGGCATGTGGCAAAGACCTAATTTTAAAGACTGACTTCAACAATATAATGCAAAATGGGAAGGCAGTCGCGAGTTTGCCTCGCGTGAACAGTAAATTTGGGAGAGGCAAAAACTTCGTCTCTCCAACAACGAAAGCAAAAACCGCGGGAGAGGCAAAAACTTGagcacgcacgcacgccgcGTGGTCGCCGGGATCCGCCGTCAGAGCTCGCTCGCGGGCCACGGCGACGCGGACCTCGCCCGCCCAAGGCGGCGCTGCACGCACGCAGAGCTCGCCCGCGGACCcagcctcccctgctcctcggcgtcgtctgctcctgcacggcggcgcagagctcgcCTGCCCGCGCTCCGCGTCGCCCGCccaaggcggcggccggggagggagggagccgcgtagggagggcgccggcgatggagggggTGGAGGAGCGCCGACTTAGGGCGGATCTGGCCACCGTGGATCCGGCCATGGACCAGATCTGGAGAGGCAGAGGAGGTCTGTGAgggaagagggaggagggagggaggaggggtgccggcgagggagggagggagggaggagggctaCGGCGAGGCGACGAGAGGCGGAGAGGACGAGGGAGAGAGCGAGGAGGCGCACGCGATTTGCgttggaggagagaggaggagcatATTTGCATCACGATACGCCTCGAAGGCAAAATGCTTCTCATGTCTGCGATGGCTGTTGGAGGAGCTGCCTAGCGCGCACAGTGCCAAGCACGAGGCAAAAAAGTGTTTGCCTCGCGCTGTTGGCCTCAGTCTACGGTGTCTTTGGGCAAATTTTGCCCTATGACAAACACGTCCAGTCCTCGCGCTTGGATGTTCGGCTGTCTTCCGGAGGCACCGTGCTCGGCAAGCTCCGTGCGGGCCCATTGAAAGCCTAACCGGCCGGACTGCCGGGAAACCAAGGGGCTGGACCGCTCTGGTGGAGGAGGACAACACACCCAACAACGAATCAGGAAGGTGAAGTCGTCTATGTTGGAGGCGAATCGCTAGCGATGGATTTCTCCTCCTGAAGGAACATGCAAGATCAGTGTTGACGGGGCTTTctgggagcaggagaagaagGGAGCGTGGGTCTCTGTGGTGCGTGATGATCAGGGAAATGCTGCATTGGCAGGAGCAGGTTCCCTGGAAACAGTTTGCGATGCGTTAACTGCTGAATCATATGGCAGTATCGCCCGCTCTTCAGGCTGCTGAAGACCAGGGGCTTCAGCACAGTGTACTCGAGACAGACTCCCAAATCCTAGCTAAGGCGCTGCGATCCGGCTAGTATGACCGGGCGCGAGGAAGCGTATGCTCTTCAGAGAAGCTAAGTATTTTATGGGGATGAACTTCAGCTCTGTGGTTGTTGTGCACACACCGCGATCTCGCAATCGTGTGGCTGATTTGGCTTGACTTTGTTGTGATAGGGACAGGATCATCTTGTTGTTCAGGTGCATCTCCGCACGAATTTGTAAACATTTTATTGGTTCGTGACATCACTGAAGCTATGGTGAATTAATAAAGAGCCAAAGTTACTATAAAAAAAACCCTGAGATGAGAGGGGTATTAGGCAGCCGATCAAAGCTGATCCGCCGGGAAGAACAGCCAAATGCCATGGCCTACGGATTGATCCTCATGAGACAACTGTCCATGCATGCGTAGGCGCAAACcaggaaagaaagaaataatatTTTAGATTTGTGGACGGACGGTAGCGTTATGGACTACTTTGCCTCTGATAACCTTATGAACTGATCTAAAAATTAGCTCACCGTCTATATGGATCGTTAGGAGGCTTATGGCCACATCACATGGATCAGAGTAACATTTTGGCTCTGTTTAGATTCATAAAactaaaatacaaaatttttgtACATTGCTTGTAtgatgtactaaatgtagtcgaaaaataaatcgcattacacaaatggactgtaaatcgcgagacgaatctaatgagcctaattacgatgtgattagatactaaattgttacagtaatgatacagtaaacatgctctaatgataaattaattaagctcattagattcgtctcgtagtttacagacgagatctataattagttttgtaattagtatacatttaatacttcaaatgttgaagatttccttccaaaaatctaaaaatccaaaatgcaaagtgatctaaacaaggcctttaTTCGGCTCAGCAGTTAACTTCACCAGGCTACCAGCTACAGCAGTACAGTACAGAACTGGTGGCTGGCGttggtgtttagttggtgaaaaagtttgggttttagtactgtagcacattttgttgttacttgacaaataatatctaattatgaactaattatgcttaaaaaattaagctcgtgctaatcagttagactgtgtaattagttattttttcaactacatttaatgctccatgcatgtttccgaaaattcgatgggatagatactgtagaaatttttttgggaaataAACAGATCTCTGAATGCGACGTTTCGGCAGTATTCCCTAGATCTCAgcggctgtgtttagattctACGAAATCCTGCAAAATTGGCACTGTAGCGAACTGTAGCACTTTTAgattgtttgtggtaaatattatcctaccatagaataactaggctcaaaagattcgtctcgaaatgtacatctaaactgtgaaattagttattttgtttatctACATTTCATACTCCATGCATACGTCTTTTGGTACATTTaatgattcgatgtgatggaaattttggaggaagttgggggaactaaacacagccgcaGCATGTACTTTCAGGAGACATCAAAAAGCAAGTGCTGCCAAGGACGTTTTTGATCCAGGAAGAGTGATGGAGAACGATCAGTCGATCAGTTTCAGACACGCCTAATCCAGATGTGGAGATGCATTTCTTCATGTGATTCAGGACAGATCAAAGATCGTCGCTCAGTTCCAATGCTGATCGGACAAAGCCCTGTTCGGCTGTTCTTTTTCCGACTTATTTCGGCTTGTTTTGATTTATTTCTTCTCATATAATACTATTAAATCAGCCGGCTTATAATTTCGCTGGAAGGAGAACAAGACAAGAACCTAAACACTTATAAATCAGCCGGCTTATAACGTGAGAACAAAGATGGAGCCGACAGAATGCCTACGAAAGAATATCTCAAACATgtagggctgtgtttagtttcaaaatttcttccttcaaacttcactattcacctatcacatcaaatctcttGCCTAATGCATGAAACATttaatataggtaaataaaaaactaattgtatagttttgatgtacacgacgagatgaatcttttgagtctagttaggtcatagtaggacaacaattaccacaaacaaacgaaaaatgctacaatatgctacagtgtccgatgtaacCCTTTTTACCATCATTTTACGAATCTAAACACATCCTAGCAGATTCGTGAACATATGTACTTGTTTAGGGTTAACCTCTTCATATTTAATTTCGCTGGAAGGAGAACAAGACAAGAATCGGGTCATCACCAAAGACGATTCCTCAATCCATACTGCAGAGAAGAACATAGCTGTACAGTATTATAGCTAGGGACAACCTCTCGATTGCAAACTTCCACTCACCGTATTGTGCTTTTTTTTACTCGTAACCTCGGTTTCGAGATCGTAAGTCTTACAAGTATAATATAGATTGCGCCATGGATCAACGACAGGAGCAGGCATTATTAGCAGCGAGCAAAAATTCAGCTCGGGGATCTCAGCGCCGTGGCTCACAGCGGCAGCACCGAGCTCCGAGCACGCGAATGCAGCGAGAAGAAGGACCTGGGGacgccgccggcagccggccTGTCGGTGCTGAGGTTGCTCCGATGGCCGGAACCCGATGGCTTCGCGCAGGACCGCTTCCGCCTGCCACCGATCTGCTCCTCTTCAGGAGCTGCCTCCGGCAAACGCTCCGGTGCCGCGGGGTCTGCCTCTGGAGCGGTTGACGCTATGGCCGCGTCCATGgacgccgcgcgccgcacgTTGCGAAGCGGCGGAGGACGGATCACCTGCTGCtgaggcggcggctccggcgagcTGGGTTGTTCTTGCTGGTCCTCTTGTGCGGGTGAAGCTGCTGCTTCTTGGCGGCTGCTCTCCTCCTCTTCGTTATCCGGGATTGCGTCGCTCGCGGCAGCCGCTTGTTGCTCGGCTTCGACGTTGGCGTTCGCATCCGGATCAGCTGGGGGGATCGAGCTGGTCTCCTCTTCCGCTGTGACGGCGGGGTCGAGCACGTCGGAGCGGCAGAGCGGGCAGTTGACGTGGGCGCGGAGCCAGGTGTCGATGCAGGGGACGTGGAACGCGTGGCCGCACTTGGGCAGCAGGCGCACGAGCTCGCCGTCCTGGAACTCGCCGAGGCAGACGGAGCAGTCGGCCGCGCCCAGCAGCCCCCGCCCGGCGCGGTACGGCGTCACGGCGATGGAGTTGATCGCCGCCTCATCCAGCCCCACGGTCCGGATGTACCAGACGTGGtgcaccaccccgccgccgccctcggggtcgccgccgccgtcccccgcgcccggcggcggcggggcggcgtgcgcgaggagcgcctgcccccgccgccgccgccgccgtcgcacggCGACCGAGACGCTGAGCAGGATCAGCGAGACGAAAGCGATGACCCCCGCGGCGATGAGCACGTACCTGACGTAGTGCCACCGGtggtcgccgcccgcgccgccaacGCCGGGCGGCGGGGGGCCGTACCCCTgcatccctcctcctccctggttCCTCCTGCCGCTGTGCGCGgggggaggcgccggcggggaggcgaCCGAGGGGCACGTTGGGACCGGAGtggacgccggcgccggggaaggGGCCGGGCCGGCGTAAGGGGTGCTGGGAACCGTCGGTGGCGGCGCGCAGCCGTACCCCTCGAAGCAGCCCCCGGCGCCCGGGC from Panicum virgatum strain AP13 chromosome 7N, P.virgatum_v5, whole genome shotgun sequence includes the following:
- the LOC120684025 gene encoding GPI-anchored protein LLG1-like, with amino-acid sequence MGLHRGIALRAAVLAAVLGFAAAGFISNDALLEHGHAATGRSLLQAKKDCPVSFEDANYTIITSRCKGPLYQPSLCCGALKDFACPYSTYINDVTTNCASTMFSYINLYGKYPPGLFANTCHEGDKGLSCPEDTPQVQPGQKASGAAIVIAQAAAMAVAAALAVSLIMSC
- the LOC120683332 gene encoding E3 ubiquitin-protein ligase Os04g0590900-like, with protein sequence MRPRRRVLHPDSGPGAGGCFEGYGCAPPPTVPSTPYAGPAPSPAPASTPVPTCPSVASPPAPPPAHSGRRNQGGGGMQGYGPPPPGVGGAGGDHRWHYVRYVLIAAGVIAFVSLILLSVSVAVRRRRRRRGQALLAHAAPPPPGAGDGGGDPEGGGGVVHHVWYIRTVGLDEAAINSIAVTPYRAGRGLLGAADCSVCLGEFQDGELVRLLPKCGHAFHVPCIDTWLRAHVNCPLCRSDVLDPAVTAEEETSSIPPADPDANANVEAEQQAAAASDAIPDNEEEESSRQEAAASPAQEDQQEQPSSPEPPPQQQVIRPPPLRNVRRAASMDAAIASTAPEADPAAPERLPEAAPEEEQIGGRRKRSCAKPSGSGHRSNLSTDRPAAGGVPRSFFSLHSRARSSVLPL